The genomic interval ACTGTGCATCGAAGGCGTCCACGGTATCCGCCGAACTGGTGATGACCAGTTGACGATCCCCGCAACTTGCAATCACGGGTGTCGACCAAGAGGGAACTCGCTCGCCCCGTTCGGCTTTCCATGCCACTTGGCCGCTCTCCTTGTCGATCGCAACCAAGTACGAGGGTCCATGGTGATCGATCAAAACAAACACACTGGTTGCCGTCTGACAAAGTGAGCTGGCAACACCTCGCTCGTTGTCGACTACGCCATAGGTTTTGATGATCGGCGTGCTCCACAACGTCTGCCCGTCATGATTCATCGCCGTCAAATCGCCGCTGGCAAAGAACGAGTAGACCGCGTCGGCATCAACCACACAGGTGGGCGCGGCGCGACTGTTGCGAAAGTAGTTCTCGACCTGTGTCGTCGCTTGCACCCGACGCGTCCAAAGTTTCTCGCCGGTTTGTAAATCAAACGCGTGCACTTGGCACTCTTCTTGAAACGGTCCGTCGCTCGATGTGAGGAAGACCCGATTTTCAAAAACAACCGGCGATGATTGTCCATAACCGGGAATGTCTGCCCTCCACGCTATGCCTTGCTCGGAGGACCACACGGTGGGCAGTTCAGCTACCGTGTTTCCGCTGCCGTCACCACGAAACCCAGTCCAACCGTCGTCGGCCATCAGCGACATCGCCGCGAAATTCAAAACGACAATCCAAACGGAGAACCACCACAACACGCAACAGCGACGCAAGGCAACGAGGTCGGAGGCATTCATGGCAATCGATCAGGTCAAAAAACATCTCGGCGTGTTCCACGCCCGAAGTCACGCTGTACCAAATTGTACACCTGTCGGTGCATATTGTGGGCTGCGTTTTCTCAAACCCTGCAGATTTCCGAATTCGCTTGCCTTGTCTGCGGAGTGTCGGCAAACCAAGCGTCTTGAGATGGGTGTCCCAGTGAGCGACCAATACTCGCTGAGCTTGTACAAATCCTTTGGTGATCTGACGTTGTCGATTTAGGGGCGATCGATCCAAGGATTGTTGAACTCGTCGACTTCGATACTGGTCGTGACGAACTTGACGATTGCGGGAACGACGGTCGAGGATTGCATCACCAGTGCGGGGGCGTCGAGTGATTCCTTTGCGATGACTTCTTCCAAGCCGCTGAGTGTTCCACCGCCGAGTTTTGTCTTGACGACTTTCAAGCGTTTGTGGATACGGTCGGCAGTATCCGAGCTGGGAGAGCTTTGGCCTGAGACGATCAATGTCGGCAATCGCAGCAAGTTTGGATCGCTCAACGGAGGATCGATGGGAATGCCTTTGAGAAGCTTCTCGGGTGAAATCAGCACGAGTGCTTTGACGTCTTGCCCTTGCTTCTTGGAACCCACCGATGGAAAACGCCAATCGCGTTGCGCCCAGTTGGCGGCGAGTACACAGCCTTCGCGAACACCGATCACGCACAGGGCATTGAGGTTCAACTTGCCTTCGTTGTTTTCTTCTTTCAAGAATCGCTTGGCTTCCTCGAGATCGTACATGATGATGTTTTGGATGTCGCGTTTGTTCATCGTCGCCACGTTGAACTCCTGCTCCTTGCCAGATGCGTCGATGTAGGTCTTGCTGTTTCCGTGTCCTCGGTATTGAGGAACCAGCACCGCACAGCCGGCGGCGTTGAGTGCTTTGACGAGATTCACGTACGGACTGGGCTGGCCTTGCCATTCGTGAATCAACAGGACCGGAATCGCTTTCTTTTCCAGATCCGAAGGGAAGTAAAACGCTTGGAGTTCCAGGCCGTCTTTGGTCCTGAGTTTGACGGGACGTGGCTTGGGTTTCTCCTTTTTTGTCTTCGCCGGGGGCGCTTGCGCAGATGCAGGAACCATCAGGCCGCTGGGGGCAACCATGGTCAGTCCGATCGCAGCCACGAACAGGCAGAGCATCACCCGTGGAGACAAACTTCTGACGTGATGGACTTGTTGGGGAACACTGTTGATCTGCTGGACCGCAACCGGCATGTGATGGACTCCTGAAAACAAACATGGGACGACAAGGGACGAGAACCAGTCCCCTCCATTATGCGCTTGGAGGGCTGGCGACGCGAAAAAAAGCGAGAAGGAAGCGATGGTCGATCGGCTCAGTCGCCCAACAATTTCAAAAAGGCTCGCATCCACGCCGGGTGAGCAGGCCACGCCGGTGCGCTGACCAAGTGTCCGTGCACGTGAGCAGAATCCATCGTTCCGGCCGGCGCGATGTACTGGCCCCCCGCCGCTGTGACCTCGTAGGAAACCGCGGGGTAGCAACTGCATTGGCGGTCCGTCAGCACTCCGGCGGCTGCCAAAATCTGGGGTCCGTGGCAGATCGCTGCGATCGGTTTGGTGGCCGCATCAAAGGCTCGAACCAACTCCAAAACCCGCTGATCCATCCTCAAATACTCCGGCGCCCGTCCGCCCGGAATCACCAGGGCGTCATAGTTTGCCGCGTTGCAGGCCTCGAAATCAGCGGTGATTGCAAACCGGTGCCCGGGTTTTTCGCTGTAGGTTTGGTGCCCCTCAAAGTCGTGAATCGCCGTGGCGACGGTATCTCCGGGGGATTTGTTCGGGCAAACGGTGTCCACCTGGTGACCGACGGTTTGTAGGATTTGCAGGGGAACCATGGCCTCGTAATCCTCGACGAAATCGCCCACCAGCATCAAAACCCGCTTCATTCGCTTTTCTCCAGTTGTTTTTCGTTGCTTCCGGATTTCCGAAATACCCGCCCGTCCGCGTTCGGCGAGCGGGCGCAATGCTCCCAATAGACACCATTTCGTTGGTGTTTGCTTAGCAATCGACTAAACTTTGTGCAGCAGACGGTACCCCGATCTCTGCCTCGCTTTTCCGCGTTCTCTTGGCTGATGGATTCCCATGACCCGATTGCCTCGTCCCTCCGTTCTCACCCACTCCAACCACATGATGCAGTCCAACCCCGTGAAGCGGACCCTGTCGACCGTGTGGACCTCCTGCGTGTTTCTGATGATCGCATGCATGCTGCACAGTCAACATGCCGACGGCGGTGAAATGATGTCGCCTGCAATTGCCAGCCAGTTGCAACTGGAGGAAGCGTGGCGTCGTCAAACGTCGGTCCCCGGTGGAGAGCAGTCCATCGTGGATCAGCAGGTGCATGTCCATCAGGCCAGCCCCCGTGTCTACGTTGAAATCGTCAAGACTGCCGATGCGGCTGCAGCGCCAGCCACCGACTCGGCGAAGCCGGATGGCACGGCGAAACCGGATGGCAACGTCTTGTTCCGCATTCCAACCGACCAAGCGGATACCAACGGGTTGCCGATCGGAGAGGAGGAAGCAAAGCGATTAGCGAGAGCCGAGATTCGACGCCTGACTCGTCGTGGAATCACCGCTGAAATCACCACTCGCAGTGTTCCACGCGTCAACCTGTACACCGCCTGCGATGATGGCACGATCGAGTGCCGTAACGCGGAGACAGGCGAACCGATTTGGTTGAGTCACGTGGGCGATCCTCGATTGGTCTATGGAACCATGGGGATCGGTGATGAATTCTTGACGATTACCAATGGTGGTAATCTGATCAAGCTGGACATTTCTGACGGCGTTGAAGTCAACTCGGTACGAACATCGGGGACTCCGCTGTACGGTGCCATCCATTCGGGATCCTACTCGCTGGTGGCAACGATACGCAGCAGCGTCGAAGGTTATCCGCTGGGCGATACGACCCGCGACCCCTTCATGGAAATCGTCACGGGGATTGCTCTTTCGCCGCCCACCAAAGCACCGGATTCGACTCGGGTCGCTTGGGCGACCGATCAGGGATTTGTCTACGTGATGGAACTTTCCGGTGAGCCCTCGGTGCTGTTTCGTTTGGACACCGATGGAATCGTCAGCGGACGCATCGCATCCGCATCAGGGAATCGCTTTTTCTTTGGTAGCGAGTCGGGGCAGGTCTATGGAATTCGAGGGACTCGGCTGGGTGATGTTCTTTGGTCACGCCCCTATGGAGAACCGTTCTACTCGGCACCTATGGTCGTCGACGATCAAGTTCTGTTGCGGAGCGCCTACGGAAATCTTTATTCACTGGGCACGGTCGATGGTATCAGTAAATGGACCAAACCGATCGCCGGGATCGATAGAATGATCGGTGCATTCGATGGAAAACTGTACGTGCGAACCCTCAGCAGTGCGTTTGCCGTGATCGATCTGGAAACGGGCAAAATGGACGCGATCTACTCTTCGTTCCGCCCCAACCGCTTGCTCGTCAATCGGGAAACCAACCGACTGTACTTTGTGAACGAGACCGGTGCCGTTCAATGCATGCGGCCGGTGGGTACCAAGATGCCGACCTTCATGACCAACGAAGACATCGAGGAAACGCCCGAAGGTATCGCTCCCGCGGCAACTCAGCCGCTGAAGATGGATCCTTTGGACAACCCTGCCGATCCCTTCGGTGCTGCGGATCCGTTTGCCACTCCCGCTGCCCCCGCCCCCGCCGGTGGCGATCCCTTTGGCGCAGGTGCTGCCGCTGATCCCTTTGCCGGAGGTGCAGATGCAGCAGGTGGTGGAGAGATGGCCGATCCGTTCGGTGGCGATCCGTTCGGAAATTAGCCGATCTGAATCTCTGCGGACCGATACAATCGCTTCCATCGATTCCACCAGCACACTTCGTTGACGGAATTACGACACGGTGGCTGGGAAGCGATATTGATGGAGGGTTGCGTAGTAGCGTTGTCTGAACGAATCGTCGCAGGAGTATCGACATCGATCCCCTGAGTTTTCCTTTGGACGTCATGATCACAACTTCCTCAACGACCGACCACGCCGGCCGCAACAGCCTGCAGAACTTGGACAGCGCCGTGCCGTTGGGGCCGCCCGAGTTTGGAACGCAAGTCGCAGGGCATCCCGATGAGAAAAACAATTGTCCGGCGCCGTCGCTGCAAGAAGAAGTGGACTGGCTATCCGATGCGTTGGCGTCGCGATTCGAAGAACTTTCGCTCATCCACGGCCTGACCCAGCGACTGACCCAGACACTCACCGCCGTTGAGCAGTCGTCGCAAATCATCCGATCATTGTTGCAAGAGTTGGCACCCTGCATCGATTCCCAATCGTTGGCATTACACCTCACCGCGGATGATGCGATTGGTCGTGACGAAGTCTTTGATCTTGTTGGTGAGTCTGTCTCCAAAGAATGGATGTTGCAATTGGCAACGATTGCCAACAAGCACTCAGTGAGCATGGCCGGTGAGCAACAGAGCGTCGCGATTGTCAACCAACTCTTGCTTAACGACGGTCGATCCATTCGTGTCGGCGTTGTCCCGATTCGTCGGCGGGACGACCAGCTAGGTCAGATGATCGCGATCCGATCCATCGATCGGGATGAGTTCGGGACCATCGAAGCCGACATGATGCAATCCACCTCCATGATGTTGGCCGTCCATCTCATCAACCAGCGTCAGTACTTGCAACTGGAACGCATGTTCCAAGGAACCATCCAGTCACTTGTCTCTGCGCTGGATGCCAAAGACAAATACACCAGTGGACACAGCGATCGTGTATCGCTGCTGGCCGTCGAGCTTGCGAAAGGACTCGGGTACACCGAAACTCAACTCGCCAACATTCGGATGGGCGGTATCCTGCATGACATCGGCAAGATCGGTGTCCAAGACTCGGTGCTTCAAAAGCCCGGCCGCTTGACCGACGAAGAGTTCGATCAGATCAAGCAGCACCCTGCGCTGGGCTACGATATCCTCAAAGGAATCCAACAGTTCCACCAGATCTTGCCCGCCGTTCGCCATCACCATGAGTCCTGGGATGGAAGCGGTTATCCCGATGGTCTGGCGGGTTTGGACATTCCGCGGGACGCTCAAATCATGGCCGTGGCCGATGCCTTCGACGCCATGACGAGCGATCGACCCTACCGTTCGGGGATGCCGCTGGAAAAAGTTCGCGAAATATTTTTGGCCGGTCGGGGCGTCCAGTGGGCTGCCGACGTCGTTGATGTGCTGCTCTCCTCCCCCAGTCTGTTCTCCGTCGACTTCTCTCGTGACGCGGATCCGCCAGTCGGAAATCCGACGGTTTAGCGGTGTCGATTGCCGCTTTGATAAACAGACTCATCGACTAGGTGAATTCCCCCACCCTCTTGGCGGAAAGCACTTTTTTCCCGCCTCTTTCGAGACGCATCACTTCACACTTTTCACTGCTCAAGCGTTCAGCCATCCGCCAATGCATGGAAAACGGGTGGCGAACTACCGTCGCGGGCCACCCTCGTAGAGAGGGGACTGTTGAGCCGATGAGCGTAGTGAATTGGTCATCAATTTGTCCGAAACGGTCTCTGGTGATTCCAAAGAACCTCTCACTTCCCCATAGAATTGGGGGAACCATCGATTGCCGAATCATTCAAAAATCATAGGATTTCGCTGTAGGCACTTAACATCTGTTCCTACAATTACCTACTATGGGGTGAGTCGACCCTACTCACGTGAGACGAGTAGGTCTACCAAGGGTGGGGGATATCGGTCACAGAGTGATCTCTCACTGTTTTGAGACGGCTTCCAGTAGGAAGCTGATTTAGATTTCATAGCGGAGAGGGACGGTCATTTGAGTGGTTTGAAACGCACTCCTGGCGGGGCAGGTTGAGACGAAACACCCCTCCCCCCCTAATGTTCAACGAACAACCAAACAGCATGGCTGCTAGCTTTCAGAATTCCAACCAAACCGAGGAAGAGAGATGAGTAAAAAATTGTTGGTGGTCGACGACCACATGGTGATCCGGCTCGGTCTCCGATCGATGCTCGAAGGCACCGATTTGACCATTACCGAAGAAGCTTCCAACGCAGCAGAAACACTTGCGGCTGTCGAAAAATCTGTTCCCGATGTCATCTTGATGGACATTCGGATGGAAGGCGGTGACGGGCTCAATACGCTCGGTCGCTTGAAGCTCGATCATCCTGATCTGCCCATCGTCCTGTATTCAGCGTACGACAATCCGACCTACATCGCTCGCGCAGTTGCCTTGGGTGCCGCCGGGTATGTCTTGAAATCAGCGCCACGTGACCGCTTGATCGAGGCTTTGCAAACCGCCGCCGCTGGTGAGTCCGCGTGGACCCGTGAAGAACTGCGTCGCGTCACCGGTGCTTTGGCGACTCCACGTCTGAGCCAAGACATCGATGTTCCTTTGACACACCGTGAAAGCGAAGTGCTGCGTCAAATGGCTCAAGGCCTGACGAACAAAGAGATCGCAAAGATGCTCGGCATCAGCTACGAAACCGTCAAAGAACACGTGCAACATATCTTGCGAAAGATCGGCGTGACGGACCGTACACAAGCTGCTGTTTGGGCCGTGCGTCAAAACCTCGTCTAACACGACCGGGTTCCTTAGACGATTGAAACGAGCGGGTGAGTTCCAGCGAACTCTGCCGCTCTTTTTTTTGCGACGTCAGCCGTTGGAATTTGCACGAGATCCCTAACAGCTCAGCGTATCTAGTGCGTCGTCCAGTCTTAGAACGTGGGTTCGATGAATGAGCCGTTTTTGCGATAGCCACGGTTTTCGCGATCCAACCGTGGCTATCGGCCTGTTGATTTAGTCATAACCCGACGCGTCAGCCAGGGATTCTTGGCAGTTGCTGCCGTTTGACGGATCCCTCGCTGACGCTTCGGGTTGCGTTAGCCACTAGATCAACAGTCCGCTATCGCCAAAACGGCTAACCCTGGACTGTTCAAAGTTTGGTGTTGTTTCTTTTGGGTTTGTGCAAGTTTATGTCCCTACTGCCGGCGCAGCTGGTGGCCCCAGTGAGCCTCAGACGCTAGCCGTGGGCCTGAGGCGGATTGTGGTGCCGGCCCACGGCTAGCGCCTGAGGCTCACTTTGATTGCGATGCATGGAACGAAAACATAGACTGAAAAGACAATGTCAACCCCAAACTTTGAGCAGTCCAGCGTTGCTGCGAACGTCGCAGTCCTCAGGAATCCTTGTCGCGATGGATCCAACGATGGCTTTCCGCTCGGTAAACCGCGGAACGCCCGAACTGTTTGGCTAGACGATCGACAACCTCATCCACTTTGCGATCCGCCTGTTCCGAGGGATCTTCGAACAGCGACAATTGCTTTGGCTGTCCAGGTCGCGTGAGATTTCCCGCAGACACACCGAGCAGCCTGACGGGACGAGGATGTTTTTGACGCAGTTGACTCAGCAAATCGGATGCGAGTGCGATGATCTGGGCGGTGCTATCGGTGGGACTGGCAAACGATTGGCTGCGTTGGAAGGTTTGGAAATCCTCTCGGCGATATTTCACGCTCACCGTTTTGCAAGCTCGCTGATTCTGACGCAACCGCATCCCGACTTGCTCTCCCAAAAAGCTGATCACGGCGTTCATGGATTCCAGATCGCTCATATCAGTCCAAAACGTTCGCTCATGGCTGATCTGTTTGGCTTCATGATCCACGACGACTTTGCGTGCGTCGATCCCGTTGGCCAAGTTCCACAAGTGTTCCCCCCACTGTCCAAGCCGGCCACGCATGCTCTCCAGTGACCGGGCTCGGATGTCTGCGATTTTGTGGATGCCCATCTGCTCCAGACGCTTCTGACCAACGCCCCCGACTCCCCACAGACGCTTGATCGGCAACGGATCCAGAAAGGCGATCAACTCGCTTTCCTGCACCGCGACGAATCCATCGGGCTTGCCCAAGTCGCTCGCGATCTTGGCGGCAAACTTTCGCGGTGCAATGCCAACGCTTGCGGTCAGATTCAATTCCGATTGGATGTCGTGCCTGATTCGGCGGCCGATCTCTTCCGCAGAACCGAATAGTCGCTCGCTGCCAGACACATCCAAGAAGGCCTCGTCCAGAGACAGCGGCTGAACCAATGGCGTGTATCGATGAAAGATCTCGCGGACCTCACGACCTACACTCGCGTAGTGATCCAACCGCCCTCGAACAAACGTAATGTGCGGACACAACTCTGCGGCGCGTCGACCGGACATCGCGCTGTGGACTCCATACTCACGGGCTTCATAGCTGGCGGTTTGAACAACGCCCCGACCCGATGCGGAACCTCCGACCGCAATCGGAATCCCTCTGAGTTCCGGATGGTCTCGCTGCTCGACAGCCGCGTAGAAAGCATCCATGTCGACGTGCACGAACATCAGCGATCTCTCTGAGGCTTGCTGTAAGAACGATCCGCAAACTCGTGATCCACAAACTCGCGATCCGACCAGCGAACGGCACCATTCAAGAGCGTGGCTCGCAACCATCGATCATCCCACGAGAACAACAGTCGCGAAAGTGGATCGACCGGGCCGGCGAGCCAATCCAGTTCTGGTCGGATGACCAACAAATCCGCCGTCGCCCCGACAGCGATCCGACCGACGTCGCTCCACCCCAACGCATCCGCATTGCCCGTGGTGATTTGGTACCAAGCCTCCGGCGCGGACGGTGTCTCCGCTGCAGGCTCCGGTGAAACGCCAGATACCTGTTGCCCGCCATGGATCCCTTCCGCTCGCCGCATCGTGATCTGGCTTGCCGCCTCAATCATCCCCTGAGCCACTCGAATCATGCTGCGTTGGTATCCCGCTCCGACATCGCTGCCAAGCGTCATGCGTACGCCAGATTGCATCAGTTGAGCGCGATTCATCACGCCGGATTGCAGAAACGAGTTTGCCGTCGGGCAATGAGCTACGATCGCTCCACTGCTCGCGAGCAACCGGTGGTCCTGCTCGTCCATGAAAATTCCGTGCCCCAGCAACGATCGTTCAC from Stieleria varia carries:
- a CDS encoding alpha/beta hydrolase — translated: MPVAVQQINSVPQQVHHVRSLSPRVMLCLFVAAIGLTMVAPSGLMVPASAQAPPAKTKKEKPKPRPVKLRTKDGLELQAFYFPSDLEKKAIPVLLIHEWQGQPSPYVNLVKALNAAGCAVLVPQYRGHGNSKTYIDASGKEQEFNVATMNKRDIQNIIMYDLEEAKRFLKEENNEGKLNLNALCVIGVREGCVLAANWAQRDWRFPSVGSKKQGQDVKALVLISPEKLLKGIPIDPPLSDPNLLRLPTLIVSGQSSPSSDTADRIHKRLKVVKTKLGGGTLSGLEEVIAKESLDAPALVMQSSTVVPAIVKFVTTSIEVDEFNNPWIDRP
- a CDS encoding DJ-1/PfpI family protein — translated: MKRVLMLVGDFVEDYEAMVPLQILQTVGHQVDTVCPNKSPGDTVATAIHDFEGHQTYSEKPGHRFAITADFEACNAANYDALVIPGGRAPEYLRMDQRVLELVRAFDAATKPIAAICHGPQILAAAGVLTDRQCSCYPAVSYEVTAAGGQYIAPAGTMDSAHVHGHLVSAPAWPAHPAWMRAFLKLLGD
- a CDS encoding PQQ-binding-like beta-propeller repeat protein — protein: MTRLPRPSVLTHSNHMMQSNPVKRTLSTVWTSCVFLMIACMLHSQHADGGEMMSPAIASQLQLEEAWRRQTSVPGGEQSIVDQQVHVHQASPRVYVEIVKTADAAAAPATDSAKPDGTAKPDGNVLFRIPTDQADTNGLPIGEEEAKRLARAEIRRLTRRGITAEITTRSVPRVNLYTACDDGTIECRNAETGEPIWLSHVGDPRLVYGTMGIGDEFLTITNGGNLIKLDISDGVEVNSVRTSGTPLYGAIHSGSYSLVATIRSSVEGYPLGDTTRDPFMEIVTGIALSPPTKAPDSTRVAWATDQGFVYVMELSGEPSVLFRLDTDGIVSGRIASASGNRFFFGSESGQVYGIRGTRLGDVLWSRPYGEPFYSAPMVVDDQVLLRSAYGNLYSLGTVDGISKWTKPIAGIDRMIGAFDGKLYVRTLSSAFAVIDLETGKMDAIYSSFRPNRLLVNRETNRLYFVNETGAVQCMRPVGTKMPTFMTNEDIEETPEGIAPAATQPLKMDPLDNPADPFGAADPFATPAAPAPAGGDPFGAGAAADPFAGGADAAGGGEMADPFGGDPFGN
- a CDS encoding HD-GYP domain-containing protein yields the protein MITTSSTTDHAGRNSLQNLDSAVPLGPPEFGTQVAGHPDEKNNCPAPSLQEEVDWLSDALASRFEELSLIHGLTQRLTQTLTAVEQSSQIIRSLLQELAPCIDSQSLALHLTADDAIGRDEVFDLVGESVSKEWMLQLATIANKHSVSMAGEQQSVAIVNQLLLNDGRSIRVGVVPIRRRDDQLGQMIAIRSIDRDEFGTIEADMMQSTSMMLAVHLINQRQYLQLERMFQGTIQSLVSALDAKDKYTSGHSDRVSLLAVELAKGLGYTETQLANIRMGGILHDIGKIGVQDSVLQKPGRLTDEEFDQIKQHPALGYDILKGIQQFHQILPAVRHHHESWDGSGYPDGLAGLDIPRDAQIMAVADAFDAMTSDRPYRSGMPLEKVREIFLAGRGVQWAADVVDVLLSSPSLFSVDFSRDADPPVGNPTV
- a CDS encoding response regulator translates to MSKKLLVVDDHMVIRLGLRSMLEGTDLTITEEASNAAETLAAVEKSVPDVILMDIRMEGGDGLNTLGRLKLDHPDLPIVLYSAYDNPTYIARAVALGAAGYVLKSAPRDRLIEALQTAAAGESAWTREELRRVTGALATPRLSQDIDVPLTHRESEVLRQMAQGLTNKEIAKMLGISYETVKEHVQHILRKIGVTDRTQAAVWAVRQNLV
- the dinB gene encoding DNA polymerase IV, whose protein sequence is MFVHVDMDAFYAAVEQRDHPELRGIPIAVGGSASGRGVVQTASYEAREYGVHSAMSGRRAAELCPHITFVRGRLDHYASVGREVREIFHRYTPLVQPLSLDEAFLDVSGSERLFGSAEEIGRRIRHDIQSELNLTASVGIAPRKFAAKIASDLGKPDGFVAVQESELIAFLDPLPIKRLWGVGGVGQKRLEQMGIHKIADIRARSLESMRGRLGQWGEHLWNLANGIDARKVVVDHEAKQISHERTFWTDMSDLESMNAVISFLGEQVGMRLRQNQRACKTVSVKYRREDFQTFQRSQSFASPTDSTAQIIALASDLLSQLRQKHPRPVRLLGVSAGNLTRPGQPKQLSLFEDPSEQADRKVDEVVDRLAKQFGRSAVYRAESHRWIHRDKDS